A region of Solibacillus isronensis DNA encodes the following proteins:
- a CDS encoding DUF350 domain-containing protein: MLGSDFWHHPLVETAGYFSVVVLCLFVSMILFEVVTKYKNWDEIKKGNVAVALATGGKILGVCNIFRYSINQHTSFIEMLGWGLFGFTLLIFAYFLFEFLTPKFNVDEEIAADNRSVGFISFTISLGLSFVIGASIS, from the coding sequence TTGCTAGGATCAGATTTTTGGCACCATCCTCTCGTAGAAACAGCAGGCTATTTTAGTGTGGTAGTCCTTTGCCTATTCGTATCGATGATTTTATTTGAGGTCGTAACAAAGTATAAAAATTGGGATGAAATAAAAAAGGGAAATGTCGCGGTCGCTTTAGCTACTGGAGGAAAAATTTTAGGCGTCTGTAATATTTTCAGATATTCAATTAACCAGCATACATCATTTATTGAAATGCTCGGTTGGGGTTTGTTTGGTTTTACGTTATTGATTTTTGCCTATTTTTTATTTGAATTTTTAACGCCGAAATTTAATGTGGACGAGGAGATTGCTGCTGACAACCGTTCAGTTGGATTTATCTCATTTACAATTTCTCTCGGTTTGTCATTTGTTATCGGAGCAAGTATTTCATAG
- a CDS encoding endonuclease MutS2 yields MIEQRALKTLEFHKVREQVAAFCTNSIGKQAIDELVPETDYDTVVELLEEMDEGLAILRVKGNVPLGGIFDVRPHARRSQIGGMLSPMELMEIASTIRASRILRNFIEDIESENTIEIPHFIERKEQMPVLTALQHEINDCIDDNGTVLDSASPALRSIRQSLRSEESKVRQKLESLTRGSNATKMLSDAIITIRNDRFVIPVKQEYRSHYGGIVHDQSASGQTLFIEPDAVIQANNEVQRLKVKEKAEIERILSELTLKVQEVGHEIFVLVQLLGELDVILAKGKYGQANKCTMPKMNKEGYTRLVRARHPLLPIEEAVANTIEFGRDVTAIVITGPNTGGKTVTLKTVGLCTIMAQCGLPVPALDGSELAVFEQIFADIGDEQSIEQSLSTFSSHMVNIVDILSKFNEKSLILFDELGAGTDPQEGAALAIAILDETVDRGARVMATSHYPELKAYGYNRPSVVNASVEFDIETLSPTYRLLIGVPGRSNAFEISKRLGLSSNVIDHAKSFTGTDRHEVESMIASLEESRLRSEREADEAHLLLEDAQKIRAELEERLRIYDEKKENLEKKAKDKARKIVDEAKKEAESIIAELRKMKENAALSVKEHELIDAKKRLDNAAPIDNNKVLQKAVAARERKQNLQVGDEVKVLSYGQKGTLLQKAGNEWVVQIGILKMKLPESDLEYVKPEKEQATRPMMNVKNRNSIVKLELDLRGERYEEALIRTEKYLDDALLANYPRVSIIHGKGTGALRQGIQNFLKNHKRVKSYRYGEAGEGGFGVTVVELK; encoded by the coding sequence ATGATCGAACAACGAGCATTGAAAACACTAGAATTTCATAAAGTACGCGAGCAAGTGGCGGCATTTTGTACAAACTCTATCGGAAAACAAGCGATTGATGAACTTGTACCGGAAACAGATTACGATACAGTTGTCGAACTCCTGGAAGAAATGGATGAAGGACTCGCGATTTTACGTGTGAAAGGCAATGTGCCGTTGGGCGGCATTTTCGATGTACGTCCACATGCAAGACGCTCACAAATCGGCGGTATGCTCAGCCCGATGGAATTAATGGAAATCGCAAGCACAATACGAGCAAGCCGGATTTTACGGAATTTTATTGAAGATATTGAATCAGAAAATACAATTGAAATCCCACACTTTATCGAACGTAAAGAACAAATGCCTGTCTTGACGGCATTGCAGCACGAAATTAATGACTGTATCGATGATAATGGTACGGTGCTTGATTCAGCGAGTCCTGCATTACGCTCAATTCGTCAGTCATTGCGTTCAGAAGAATCTAAAGTGCGTCAAAAGCTGGAAAGTCTCACACGTGGTTCAAATGCAACAAAAATGCTGTCTGACGCGATTATTACGATTCGTAACGACCGCTTCGTAATCCCTGTTAAACAAGAGTATCGTTCACATTATGGCGGGATCGTCCATGATCAGTCAGCTTCAGGTCAAACATTGTTTATCGAGCCTGATGCAGTAATTCAAGCGAACAATGAAGTACAGCGCCTTAAAGTGAAAGAAAAGGCTGAAATCGAGCGCATTCTATCCGAGCTTACATTAAAGGTACAGGAAGTCGGTCATGAAATATTTGTACTTGTGCAGTTACTTGGGGAATTGGACGTTATTTTAGCAAAAGGGAAATATGGACAGGCAAATAAATGCACAATGCCAAAAATGAATAAAGAAGGTTACACACGACTAGTCCGCGCACGACACCCGCTATTGCCGATTGAAGAAGCAGTTGCCAATACGATTGAATTTGGACGCGATGTTACAGCAATTGTAATTACTGGACCAAACACCGGCGGTAAAACAGTAACATTGAAAACAGTGGGACTGTGTACAATCATGGCACAGTGCGGACTGCCTGTTCCGGCACTGGATGGTTCGGAATTGGCCGTGTTTGAGCAAATTTTTGCTGATATTGGTGATGAACAGTCAATTGAACAGTCATTATCAACTTTCTCTTCTCATATGGTGAATATAGTAGACATTTTAAGCAAATTTAATGAAAAATCGTTAATCTTATTTGATGAGCTTGGCGCAGGTACCGATCCGCAGGAAGGTGCAGCACTCGCAATTGCTATATTGGATGAAACAGTTGATCGCGGTGCGCGTGTTATGGCGACTTCTCACTATCCGGAGCTGAAGGCATATGGCTATAACCGTCCATCTGTTGTCAATGCGAGTGTAGAGTTCGACATTGAAACACTTAGCCCGACTTATCGATTGCTCATTGGAGTGCCGGGTCGTTCAAATGCATTTGAAATTTCCAAACGTCTTGGATTAAGTTCAAATGTAATTGACCATGCAAAATCCTTTACGGGTACTGACCGTCATGAAGTAGAGTCTATGATTGCTTCACTTGAAGAAAGCCGATTACGATCTGAACGTGAAGCGGACGAAGCTCATCTTTTACTGGAAGACGCACAAAAAATTCGAGCAGAGCTGGAAGAACGTCTTCGTATTTATGATGAGAAAAAGGAAAACCTGGAGAAAAAAGCGAAAGATAAGGCTCGTAAAATTGTCGATGAGGCGAAGAAAGAAGCGGAATCGATTATTGCAGAGTTAAGAAAGATGAAAGAAAATGCCGCATTATCGGTGAAAGAGCATGAGTTAATCGATGCGAAGAAGCGTCTAGATAATGCAGCACCGATTGATAACAATAAAGTGCTTCAAAAGGCTGTCGCTGCCCGTGAGCGTAAGCAAAATCTGCAAGTGGGCGATGAAGTGAAAGTATTAAGCTACGGTCAAAAAGGTACACTCCTGCAAAAAGCAGGTAATGAGTGGGTTGTTCAAATCGGTATTTTGAAAATGAAACTACCCGAATCTGATTTAGAGTATGTGAAACCAGAAAAAGAGCAGGCTACTCGTCCGATGATGAATGTGAAAAATCGCAACAGCATCGTGAAACTGGAACTTGATTTACGTGGGGAACGATATGAAGAAGCACTTATTCGCACAGAAAAATATTTGGATGATGCGTTATTAGCGAACTATCCGCGTGTATCGATTATTCACGGTAAAGGGACTGGTGCATTACGCCAAGGGATTCAAAACTTCCTGAAAAATCATAAGCGTGTTAAATCATACCGATATGGTGAAGCAGGCGAAGGCGGATTCGGTGTTACAGTCGTAGAACTAAAATAG
- the polX gene encoding DNA polymerase/3'-5' exonuclease PolX, whose translation MNKKIIIRTLEKIALYMELQAENPFKVSAFRKAAAALEADERSLSEIDDITAIKGIGKGTASVITELMEIGESTVLKELEAVVPKGLVPLMKLPGLGGKKLAKLYQELNIVDAATLKAACEAGQVRGLAGFAAKTEEKILKELETFGSRAERLPIWQLEPVVLEINELLASLPEVELFSVAGSFRRVAETSKDVDFIVATKEYEVVREAILTRLAILETVAAGDTKVSVILDREEPVSVDFRLVTREEFATALHHFTGSKDHNVRMRQLAKSMGKKISEYGVEQEDGTVVTFESEEAFFAHFNLPFIPPTVRESGKELDRLDELSGLVKLEDIVADLHMHTTWSDGAHSVSEMGQALMDIGYSHAVITDHSQYLKVANGLTPERLEQQKLDIYAFNEANPNFRLYRGTEMDILPDGTLDFGDDVLKELDFVIASIHSSFTQSQDKIMARLKTAVENPYVHMIAHPTGRIVGQRGGYDPDVPLLIEWAAEHGKILELNANPYRLDLSIEYLMLAMEKNVPIAINTDAHAIDQLRFMDIGVKYAQKAWLKKDLIVNTWSKDKFEAFIAKNKEK comes from the coding sequence ATGAACAAAAAAATTATTATTCGTACATTAGAAAAAATAGCTTTATATATGGAGCTGCAGGCAGAAAATCCGTTTAAAGTATCCGCCTTCCGAAAAGCGGCAGCGGCACTCGAGGCAGATGAGCGAAGCCTAAGCGAAATCGATGATATTACAGCAATTAAAGGAATCGGAAAAGGAACGGCTTCGGTAATTACAGAGCTGATGGAAATCGGGGAATCGACTGTATTGAAAGAGCTGGAGGCAGTCGTACCAAAAGGGCTTGTTCCGTTGATGAAACTACCGGGTTTAGGTGGTAAAAAGCTTGCTAAATTGTATCAGGAACTTAACATAGTTGATGCAGCCACATTAAAGGCAGCTTGTGAGGCAGGTCAAGTAAGAGGGCTTGCGGGGTTTGCGGCAAAAACAGAGGAAAAAATTTTAAAAGAACTTGAAACTTTTGGTTCCCGTGCTGAACGATTACCTATTTGGCAGCTGGAGCCTGTTGTATTGGAAATTAACGAGCTTTTAGCAAGTCTGCCTGAAGTAGAGCTGTTCTCGGTTGCAGGGAGCTTCCGACGCGTTGCGGAAACGAGTAAAGACGTTGATTTTATTGTAGCAACAAAGGAGTATGAAGTTGTACGTGAAGCGATTTTAACGCGCCTTGCAATATTGGAAACCGTTGCGGCAGGGGATACAAAAGTGTCCGTAATATTGGACCGTGAAGAACCGGTAAGTGTAGATTTCCGTTTAGTGACGCGGGAAGAATTTGCAACAGCACTTCATCATTTCACTGGCTCGAAAGACCACAATGTACGCATGCGTCAGCTTGCAAAATCAATGGGTAAAAAAATTAGTGAATATGGTGTCGAGCAAGAAGACGGCACTGTCGTAACATTTGAGTCGGAAGAAGCGTTTTTTGCGCATTTTAACTTACCTTTTATTCCGCCGACTGTGCGTGAAAGCGGGAAAGAGCTGGATCGTTTGGACGAGCTAAGCGGATTAGTGAAGCTGGAAGATATCGTAGCGGATCTTCATATGCATACAACTTGGTCAGATGGCGCGCATTCAGTTAGCGAGATGGGGCAAGCTTTAATGGATATCGGATATTCTCATGCAGTAATTACCGATCACTCTCAATATTTAAAAGTGGCGAATGGATTAACACCTGAACGACTTGAGCAGCAAAAGCTTGATATTTATGCATTTAACGAAGCAAATCCAAATTTCCGACTGTACAGAGGTACGGAAATGGATATTCTGCCGGATGGAACATTAGACTTTGGTGATGATGTTTTAAAAGAACTGGATTTTGTTATCGCATCGATTCATTCAAGTTTTACACAATCGCAGGACAAAATTATGGCGCGCTTAAAAACAGCGGTAGAAAATCCGTACGTCCATATGATTGCTCACCCGACAGGCCGTATCGTCGGGCAGCGCGGAGGCTATGACCCGGACGTACCGTTATTGATCGAATGGGCTGCAGAACATGGTAAAATATTGGAACTCAATGCTAATCCGTACCGCCTGGACTTAAGCATCGAATATTTAATGCTGGCAATGGAGAAAAATGTACCAATCGCCATCAATACAGACGCCCATGCTATTGACCAACTGCGCTTTATGGACATCGGTGTCAAATACGCACAAAAAGCATGGCTGAAAAAAGACCTGATCGTTAACACGTGGTCAAAAGATAAATTCGAAGCATTTATTGCGAAAAATAAAGAAAAGTAA
- a CDS encoding CvpA family protein, which produces MLDLIILAVFIISLIVGAKRGFVVQLINIGSFIVALIVAIIYYKPLAEKFVLWIPYPGFTEGSTMTLVLDSLDVDRTFYRVFAFAIIFFAVKIALQIVGSMFDFLTYLPVLSSLNYVLGAVLGFIEMYLVLFIGLYVVALLPVESIQTFIDSSILAGLILEHTPLITSMFQNWWYIQKN; this is translated from the coding sequence ATGTTGGATTTAATCATTCTCGCAGTCTTTATCATTAGTCTTATAGTTGGAGCGAAACGAGGGTTCGTTGTTCAGCTTATTAATATCGGAAGTTTTATTGTTGCCCTCATTGTAGCGATTATTTATTATAAGCCGCTAGCAGAAAAATTTGTTTTATGGATTCCGTATCCTGGCTTTACAGAAGGTTCAACAATGACGCTCGTTCTGGATTCACTCGATGTTGACCGTACATTTTATCGCGTCTTTGCGTTTGCCATTATTTTCTTTGCAGTAAAGATTGCCCTCCAAATTGTCGGGTCTATGTTTGATTTTTTAACGTATTTACCTGTATTGAGTTCATTAAACTATGTATTAGGTGCAGTTCTTGGATTTATTGAAATGTATCTTGTACTATTTATTGGACTGTATGTTGTGGCATTACTGCCGGTGGAATCGATTCAAACATTCATCGACAGCTCAATTTTGGCAGGACTCATACTTGAGCATACCCCGCTTATTACGAGCATGTTCCAAAATTGGTGGTATATCCAAAAAAATTAA